Below is a window of Nyctibius grandis isolate bNycGra1 chromosome 12, bNycGra1.pri, whole genome shotgun sequence DNA.
CGGCGAGAGGTTGGGGCAGGATCGGGCGCTCCTCCCCGGCTGGGCTGAGCCGGCGCAGGTGgcttcccccccctccttggGAGGAGCGCCCAAGAGCCCTGTGGCACCCACACTCCGGAGCTGGTGGACCAGAGCCCAGTGGGATGTCGGGGAGCTGGGCCAGGAGGAGCCGTGGCAGAGTTGCCATCCCAGGAAATGTGGCAGCCGGGGACACGGAGGGGATGCCAGGAGCAGGCAGTGGCACTAACCCTGCCCGTCTGCCCACTGCGGGGGCACGGGGTGGGCTCGGCGCCTCACCTGCACTCTGATGAGGGCGGTGGCGGTGGCCAGTAGCCCAGCGCCTGCCATGTCGGCCGCCTGGATCTCCAGGGTGTATTCAGGGACCACCTGCAGCGAGAGGCCACGTCACCCCCAaaccatggggctggggggtgcgggggggctgAGGGACCATGCCCAGGGCTCACCTGTGCCGCCAGCCCCACGGTGGCCACGGAGATCACCCCGGTGCTGCCGTTGATGGCGAAcatgtggggctggggctggtccGGCGTCTGGCGCAGGATGGAGTAGCCCACAACCCCGTTGTTGGAGTTCACCGTATCGTCCGCGTCCGTGGCCAGCACCTGAAGCACGGGGGTGCCTGGGAGCGGGCGGTGATGGGGACAtctcccccgtcccccccggCGCTGCCTCCTGCTCGGCAGCATCAGCCTCACCTGGCTCAGCCCCCTCCAGCACGGTGCCGTGGAAAACCGCCTGGGTGAAGACGGGCCGGTTGTCGTTCTGGTCGGTCACGGTGATGATGATCTccgtggggtcctccacgggctgccCGCTGGCCGACACGGCGTGGGAGAAGAGCTGCCAGGGGCACCGTCAGCCCGCGCGCGGCCCCGGGGAccggccccctccccagcccggccccccACTCACGACGTATTTATCGATCTCCTCCCGGTCCAGCAGCTTCGTCACCTCCAGCCACCCCGTCTCCCGCTCGATGGTGAAGACGCCCACGGGGGGGGTGTCCGCCCCCTGCCCCGTGATGCTGTAGAACACCCGGGTCTCCTTGTCCTTGTTGGATTTGATCTGGCGCCGAGGCGGAGCGGGGGGTCAGAGGGGTCCCGGCTCTccggggacccccccgcccTGCACCCTGTCCCCGTGGGGCCGCGTACCTGCACCAGCTTCTTGGGGAAGGGCCCCCGCTCGTTCTCGGGGCAGTTGATGGGGGGGATGACCCAGTCCCTCTTCTGCCGCCGGAGGCCATGGCCGGGCTCGGGGAAGGTCAGCACGTCCTGCGGGACCgagagtggggctggggggggcagagctctgcctggggctggggtgggctgTCCTGCGGTGCCCCCCCCGCAGACATCCATCTGGACAGTCCTAccagcaagaggaggaggaggagggtgaaggCGCAGGGCAACATGGCTCCGGCTGCACTGGCTGCTCCTCCGGGTGCCAGCTGAGGACCTTCCCTGCGGCCAGCCGTGACCTTGGCCGAGTCCTGCCAGGGACGCCGAGCGCCAGCCCACGGGTGCTGGCAAGTGGAGCCTGGAGGGGTGCCCAGGAGGGACCCAGGGGGCTCCGGgccccccctgccacccccagccaTCAGCCCCTGGCAGGGGGGACACAGCACCAGGGACACTCGATGCCCTGTGGGGTGCTGAGGCCCCCCTGGGGAGCTGAGCCCCCTCCGTTGGACACTGGGAGCCCCCACACCCATCGCGGTGTGACCCCCAGGCGATTCCCGGGGCCAGCCGGGccccccagggtgctggggagggggcaacGCTGCAGCTGGTGCCCGATGGGACCCCCCTGGCATAGGGGGAGCACCCCGACCCCCCCGGCAGCGTGGGCCCGGGGTGCTGGGAGAGCCACcgctgcagggtgctgggtcCCCTGCcagggggggtccccgggggtcCCCAAGAgccgcagcccggccccgggcagGGGGACAGGTCGCACGGGGAGGGGCTCAGCCCCGGTGTGGGGCCGGTACCAGGGCTGCGGGAGCCGCGGGGGTATCGCGGGGGTACCGGGGTGCCCGGGGGCTCCCAGAGGCACCGGAGGGACATGGAGGGACACACGGCGGTACCGGGAAGGCGCCCGGAGATACCGGGATGCTCGGGCGGTGCCTGCGAGGCCGCGCAGAGGTACCGGGGGAGCAGCGGCGGGGGGGACGGAGGCACCGAGGGGGGCCGAAAGGAGGAACCGGGAGGAACCGGGAGGAaccggggggtgccggggggtgccgggggcggggcggtACCTGCGCGGCCGCCCCTCACCTGGAGCGACGCGATCGTcgccgcgggcggggcggggcggggcgggcggtgaccggagcggcggcggcagcggacGGGCCATGCCGCGGCCGCGCTCCGGGCTCTGCCCgctcttcatcctcctcctcctcctcctgcctatCCTAccggcgcccgccgcccccccggcccggTCGTGCGTCCCCCCGGGGCTGCGCCGCGGGCCGCTCCCGGCACCAGGTAACGGCGCCGTCGGGGCGCGGCTCCACCCGGACCCCCGGGACCCACCgggacccccaggacccccccccccgggatGCGCGGCGGGGGGGCACCGGCCGCCATCGGGATCGGGGCGCCGgtggggcggccgggccgggccgggctgggggcggcggggccccaCTCGCTGCGTGCTCGGCCCCGCTGCGCCCCCcgggctgtggggctggctcTGGGGCTGGCTCTGGGGCTGGCTGTGCCCCCCGGGCCGTGGGGTCGGTGCTTTTCGGGGGGAGCTGGCGCTGCCCCGGGTGTGGGGCTGGCCGGGGTCCCCGCGGTGTGGGGCTGGGCCGTGGGGCGAGCCCTTCCCCGGGTGTAGGGCTGGCCGCGCTCCTGCGCTATAGGGCTGTGCACCCCCGGTGCCCATCCTGCCCGTCCGGCCCcgccggggctggcggcggctGATGCCGGTGCCCCCGGTGCCGCCGTGGGGCACCCGTGGGGAGcggccggggcagggctgggtccCCGTAGGGCGGGCGCCGGGCTGGCGGGGGGCTGGGTGCCCCGGGGCCCCCTTACTCGGTCCGGCCGGGGCTGCGCAGGGGCTCGCCGGGCCCGTCGGCCCCGTTGGCCCGGCGCCGtcccgggggagcggggctgcgctCGGTAATGGCCGCGGTAAGTGCTCCGGCCTCGCCGTGCCGAgagcggccccggcccccgcccgcctcggctgccgcagccccgctgcctTCGGGGGAGCcccgggagcggagcggggctcTGCCGGGCCGTGCCGCTGCGGGACCCCTCGGTGGGCAGCGCGTGGCCCCGGGCACCGGACGGGCGGTGCCCGGTGCCATGCGGGGCCGCACGGAGGGACCCCGGGGGcacggcggggcccggcccccccaggggggctgcagcggggcgGGGGACCCGGACCCCACCGTGCTGCCCGGCCCTTCGGGGGAGCAGCGACCCGTGCCACagccggggagcggggctgggggctcctcCGGGCTCCCCGTGCCCCGGCCCTGCTCGCCGGGGTGCCCGGGGCCCTTCCAGCCCCACTGATGTCCCTTATCGTGGCCATCGTGGCTGGGAGGGGCCCTCGGCGCTGCCCCCCGGGCACGGCTGCTGCGGGGGTGCGGGGCCCCGCCGTGGCCCCAgggcccgctccccgccccggtGTGGCGTGGCCGTGGGGCACAGCTCCCCTTGCCCcgctccccgtgtccccccgcccgcagcccccagccccactccccGGCCCCTCGGGGACGCTCGGCCCTGGCAGCCTCTCGCCGCTGCCGGAGCTGGCTCAGCTCCCCTAATCCCCTAATCCCCTAATCCCGCCGCCCGGCCGGGGTGCAGGGCCCTGGGCCACGTCCAGCGGGGTGGGGTGGCCCCATGCTGTGCCCTGTGTGCTGGCCATGGGgggctgggagccctggggcagggggtgacacaccggggcgggggggggggctggggcagggcccTGCCTGCTCAGGAATTTCCCATCATCTGCAGAACAAAGCCGAAACCTGCGCCGAAACCTGCGCCGCTCCCGGCATCCCCTGCCCCATCTGGCtcaggaggctggggggggggctgctggcACGGGGGGGGCTCGGGGACAGGTCCCCCGCTGGCCTTCCTGACCCCCCACCCTCTCGCAGCGAGCTCCGGAGGCTGCGTGGGGCCGTACGGGACCGAGGAGCCCGATGTCGGGGCGCGGGAGGACGGGGGCCCCGtgtggctgctgggggggggcgaGGCACTCGCCGTCCCCCCCCGGGATGCCACCAGCCAGCCAGACCGTGCCCCCGTTCCCGTGCGGAGCAGGCGCTCCCCCCAGGTAACGCTGCCtggctgcccccccccccccgacccccccagCCAGCTGCGCCCTCACCCACCCCCATCCCGCAGGAGCCCCCCGAGGCCCCCCGGGCTCGTGCCGCTGCCAGGAGGCAGAAGAGGGACTGGGTGATCCCCCCCATCAAGGTGCCTGAAAATGAGAGGGGCCCCTTCCCCAAAAAGCTGGTTCAGGTatggggggggccggggggtctgggtgcagaggtgggtgccagggagggggtccATCCCCCCTGcgtcggggcggggggcagcaaGGGTGGGAGCGATGCTGGTGGTGGCCATCCCCCCTGCATCAGGGCAGGGTGCGATGCCACTGAGGGGGGGgactgacccccccccccacgtcTCCTCCCAGATCAAATCCAACCGGGACAGAGACACCAAGATCTTCTACAGCATCACGGGGCAGGGAGCGGACGCCCCCCCCCGAGGGCGTCTTCACCATCGAGAAGGAGTCGGGCTGGATGAAGGTGACGCAGCCGCTGGACCGGGAGCACATCGACAAGTACCACGTAGGTCCCTGCCTGgtgtgccatgctgtgccatgctgtgccgtGCCACGCCATACGCCCCGCTCACCCCCCCACCTCGCAGCTCTTCTCCCACGCCGTGTCCGAGAACGGTAAACCGGTGGAGGAGCCGATGGAGATCATCATCACGGTGACCGACCAGAACGACAACAAGCCCCAGTTCACGCAGGAGACCTTCAGGGGCTCCGTGCCCGAGGGCGCTTTGCCAGGTGGGACCCCCAGCTTCGCCTCCCTTGGCGAGAGCCCTGGGACCGTTCCCATGGGGGGATGTGGGTGCCCCGTCCCACCCCACTCACCGGGACATCCCCGTCCCCAGGCACCTCCGTGATGCAGGTGACAGCCACGGACGCCGACGACGCGGTGGAGACCTACAACGGCGTCGTCGCCTACTCCATCCTCAGCCAGGAGCCGCGGGAGCCCCATCCCCACATGTTCACCATCAACAGGGCCACCGGCACCCTCAGCGTCATCGCCAGCGGCCTCGACCGGGAGGTGGGCGCCGCGGcacggcgggcgggcggcctcGGCCCCGCGCAGGGGGGTGACGCCgtgtctgtctgtccgtccGCCGCAGCGCGTGCGGGAGTACACGCTGACCGTGCAGGCGGCCGACCTGGACGGCGAGGGGCTGACCACGACGGCGCTGGCCGTGATCAAGATCGCGGACATCAACGACAACGCCCCCGAGTTCGACCCCAAAACGGTACCGTGGGGTCCCTGTGGTGGGACCCTCTCCCCGCGGGACGGGGCCGGGCCGGTGCCCGCGGCGCTGACGGTGCCCCCGACCCGCAGTACGAGGCGGCCGTGCCGGAGAACGAGGCCGGGCGGGAGGTGGCCCGGCTGGTTGCCACCGACCTGGACGAGCCAAGCACGCCGGCGTGGCGAGCCGTCTACTCCATCGTGCGCGGCAACGAGGGCAGCGCCTTCGCCATCGCCACCGACCCCGCCAGCAACGAGGGCATCCTCCGCACCGCCAAGGTGCGTGTGCCCCCCACCGTGTCCCCCCGCCTCGCTGCCCGCAGTGGGGTGCTGCCcgtcccctcccctctcccagggTCTGGACTACGAGGCCAAGAAGCAGTTCGTGCTCCACGTGGCCGTGGCCAACGAGGTCCCCTTTGCCGTGAAGCTGCCGACGGCCACCGCTGTGGTGACGGTCAACGTGGAGGACGTCAACGAGGCGCCCGTCTTCACCCCGCCGGTGCAGGTCGCCCGGGTGCCGGAGGACGTGCCCCCGGGGCAGACCCTCGCCTCCTGCACGGCCCAGGACCCCGACAGGGCGCAGGGGCAGAGGATCAAGTGAGCGGGGCCGGGGTTGGGGTTGGGAtctgggggggtccccgccgccccccgccgtgGGAccagctcccctctgccccgcAGGTACCTGGTGGGGCACGACCCGGCGGGCTGGCTGGCCGTGCACCCCGAGAACGGGCTCGTGACGGCGCGGGACCACCTGGACCGTGAGTCGCCCTTCGCCAACAACAGCACCTACACCGCCGTGCTTCTGGCCGTGGACGACGGTGAGCGCCCTGAAAGGGGCCCTTGTTCCCCCGTCCCGCGTGAGCAACACGCGCTGCCGTCACCGGGAACCGCAGCCCGGAGCGGTGCCGGGGGCTGCCTGTCCCCACCGCTGCTCGGGGCACCCCTGTCCCCGTGAGGGTGCTGgttttggggaccccccccgccTCCAGCACCGCTCCTCCCCGCAGGCTCGCCGCCCGCCACGGGCACCGGCACCCTGCTCCTCACCCTGCTCGACGTGAACGACCACGGCCCCGAGGCCGAGCCGCGGGACGTCACCGTCTGCaaccgcagcccccagccccaggtcCTCACCGTCACCGACAGGGACCTGCCCCCCAACACCGGCCCCTTCCGCGCCGAGCTCACCCACGGCTCGGGGGACAGCTGGGCCGTGGAGGTCGGCGACGAAGGTAACGACGTGGGGGGGATGCTCGGCGCGAGGCGGGCTGCGTCGCTGCGGGTCACCCACGGTGCGGGGCTCGTGCAGGTGACACCGTCACCCTGCGGCTGGTGGCACCGCTGGAGCCGGACCTGTACAGCATCTACCTGCGGCTGCTGGACCGGCCCGGCAAAGCCCAGCTCACCGTCGTCACCGCGCGCGTCTGCGACTGCGAGGGGCCGGTGCAGAGCTGTCCCCAGAGATCCCAGCCCGCCACCGGCCTGCCCTTCGTCCTCGCCGCCCTGGGCGCCCTCCTGGCCCTGCTGTGTGagtggggggtcccggggctgtggggctgcaccccccgtggggcagggggaccGTCCTCGCTGATGAGGATGCTGCTGGTGCTCCCCCCGCAGtgatcctgctgctgctgctgctcttcgtgaggaggaggaaggtggtgaaggagccgctgctgctgcccgaGGACGACACGCGGGACAACGTCTTTTACTATGGGGaggagggcggcggggaggaggaCCAGGTGGGTGtcccggggggctgggggggggctggtgCCACCGTGGGTGGCCTGACCCGTCCCCTCCTCATGTTGGGTGTCCCCTCTCCAGGACTACGACCTGCGGCAGCTGCACCGGGGCCTGGACGCCCGCCCCGAGGTGCTGCTCCGCAACGACGTGGCCCCcaccctcctgccagccccccagtaccggccccggcccgccaACCCCGACGACATCGGCACCTTCATCGATGAGGTGAGCCCGGACCCGCACCCACCCAtggggtgccccccaccctgggggaGGATGGGCACCgacccctcctgcccccccagaACCTGAAGGCGGCCGACACGGACCCCACGGCCCCCCCCTACGACTCCCTGCTGGTGTTCGACTACGAGGGCAGCGGCTCGGAGGCCACCTCGCTCAGCTCCCTCAACTCCTCCGCCTCCGACCGCGACCAGGACTACGACTACCTCAACGACTGGGGCAGCCGCTTCAAGAAGCTGGCGGAGCTCTAcggcggcggggaggaggaCGACTaggacccccccccgccccgctgccccccaccccacgccTTACTGCTGCCCGTGCCTTGGGGCTGCCCCTCCCgccgtgcccccccccgcctcgctcggcggcagccccctccccttcctctcctgtgGTTTTATTCttggttatattttttttaagcgtATGAAATAAAGGCAGTGTGACGCTACGGCCCAGGTGAGCTGCTGTCAGGTGGAATAAAggatgtgggattttttttttagctgctcCAGCCTCTTCGTGGCTTTGTGACCTGGGAGAGGGCACGggggccctgctgccccccctGGGGGGCTGGTGCTGACCCCAGCCCCTGTGTGCCCTCCCGAGACCCCACCACCACATCCCCCTGCCCGGCTGCTCAATGCCCCGCTGTGGTACCCGCAGCATCGTCCGTGCGGGGGGCAGTGCCCATGGGGCTCCCCCAGGGTGTCCTTGTCCCCAGGGGGTGCAGTGCTGGTGCAGGTGGGCAGGGCACCGAGCCCCCCGTGAGTGGCACCGGTGACACTGGGCATTCACGGTGCCAAATCCCTCCTGGTTCCCCCCCgtgccagggcagcaggagccctgcccggctgcagcccccccccgggGTGCCCGTTGCCCCACGCGTGGCggtgctggcaggggcaggcacggcagcccccagccccagcgggtggcaccgggggtccctgggggcttCTCTGTGATGCAGTGGGGTCACCCCCAGCTTTGCCAAGTCTGGGGCCGGGGGGGATGAGGgcaggggggtgctgggggggcacaaCGTTCGCCCCCCGCAGAGCCGGGACCTGAGGGGGAACGGGCGGTGGGTgcgccccgggaccccccgcagCTCCCACTGCCCTGGACGGGCACCCACGGAGCTCCGTGCCCCGGGGGCTGGGGGtacggggtgggggggtacCGGCGTACCGGGGGCGGCACCGcctcccggcggggcggggcgaggcggtGCCCCGGGGGGGCCGCACCTGCGGGGCGGGACCGGGAGCGGGACCGGGAGCGGGACCGGACGCACCTGCGGCTCCGCGGCGGCAGCGCCCCGATCCCTCCGGCACCGCACCGGGTccgcaccggcaccggcagccatggggcggcgggggggctgcccggccccgctctgcctcctcctgctcctgctccaggtGAGGGACGGGACCGGGGGAccctgcccggggcggggggggggaccccACCCGGGACTGACCCCTCTCTCCGGACAGGCCGGTCACCGGCTGTGCGAGCGGGCAGCGCCGTGCCAGCCTGGCTTCACCGCCGAGACCTTCATCCTCGCCGTGCCGCGGGACAGCGTGGCGGCGGGACGGGCGCTGGGACGAGGTGAGGCCGCGGGGACGGGCTGGGTGGGTGGCACGGGGGTGGCCGTGGGGACGGGCTGGGTGGGTGGCACTGGGTGGCTGTGGGGATGGGCTGGGTGGGTGGCACTGGAGTTGGCAATGGGGGACAAAGCCATGGCTCCATGCCAGTGTGGTGCCAGGGTGGCAATAGGGACAGTCTCTGCCTGGCTCTGTGGGTGGCCATGGGGCCAGGGCCATGGGGACGGTGCCGTGGCTGTGGGGGTCACACCATGGCGGTGGGGCCGGTGCTGAAGGGCCAGGGCAGCACGGGCCCCGGTGCTCCCACCGCGGCAGGACGGCGCCGTGGCGCGGGGGCAGCGGGTGCCTCTCCCCGGGGCGCGCCGGCGCGGGCGGCGCTGACTCAGGTGGCTCAGACCTGTCGGGGCTGGCAGGCCCGGGCGTGGGGCCGTGCCGGTGCTCGTCCTGCCCTGCACCTCGCCTGCCCACGGGGGTCCTGGCACCGGGGTTGGGGGGCTGCGCGGTGCCCGGGTGCAGGGTCCCAGTGCCGTGCTTGGCCCGTCGGCGCTGGTTAATGGCTGGCGGTGGTGCTGGCACCCCGGTCTGCCgggggtgcccggggcaggCTGAGGGGTGCAGAGCACCGAGCGCCGCACCGGGGGCTCCCAAACCCCCCCGCCAGGGCTGCGGGTATCGAGGCGGAAGCCGGACCCTGCCCCACGCTTCAGGAATCGCCCGTTCGTTAGCTTTGGGGTTGATCATTAACGAAGCCGCCCggctgcagcagcctgtgtGCGTTGGCGCCGTGCCCGATACCAGGGTGACGGGCAGCTGCGTGGCCTCGGCGTCTCCCCGCCGCGCAGGGCTGGTCACCAGCGCTGGGACGTGCTGGAAATCCCCCGTCCCAGCACCAGCACTTCCAGTTTCGGGTCCCAGGCGCAGACGGGGcgtgggaggagggaaggggacgGCGTCGGTGTGTGCCCCCGTGGGCCGTGTGCCAGCCTGGCGCTGCCTGGCCACGCGGTGGGCGCTCGGCAATGCCGCCCCCTGTGCCACGCAGCACCCCAAACCCTGAGGGCGGGCTGACGAGCCAGCCTGTAATTAGGCTGATGAGTGAGCGGTGTTTTCCCTCCGACGGGTCTGGACAGGCCCCGCGCCCGCAGAGGCGAACACCTGGCGCGGGGGCCGCGgcgtggctggggctgggatgggacCCTTGGCCCCCGGCCCCAGGAGATGCGAGGGGGGTGGGATGGtgtcccctcacccccccccagcTCGGGGTGGGGGAACCTCGAGAGTCTGAAGTCATGGTGAAACCGGGGTGACGTCAGCGGGACGTGCCGCCCGCAGCACCCTTGCCCCGGTTGCCCACGGGCTGACGTGCGTCCCTCCCCATCGCCACCGGCTCCCGGCACCGCCGGGGTGGTGGCACTCGGCAGCTGGGGGTGGTGGCACCCAGCTCTGCCCGTGAGTCAGCCCCGGCACGACGCCACAGGATGTGGGGtggcttggggggggggacTGCCCTGTGCCCCGTGCCAGTACGGGGTCTcagccccctgcccaggggTCTGGCTGTCCCAGTGTCCCGTGGGTGGTGGCGGGGGGCCTGGAAGGGGGGGACAATCCCGAGGGAccctccccagctctcctcGCCTCCTGCCCGCCCGGAGAGGGGCCCCCGGCTCGCAGCGCGGGGAGGGGATGGCTGGGGACGGCTCTCCCTTGCTGGGGAGCTGGAAAAACAGGTCGTGCCGGGCTgggcgggcaggggggagcGAGCGCTGAGCACCCGCTCTCACGGCAcccagcgtggggctgggggctgagcGCTGCCCGCTCGCCGCATCCGTCCGGCGCGGTGCCAGGGCCCCGGTGCCAAGCGCTGCGCCTGCGCCCATGGGTGCCGGGGTGCCTCTCCCTGGCCTGCCCCGGCACGTTCCTGCCCAGCCGGCCCCACCGGCTCCCCCAGCACACAGCCTGCGCCGGGGGTCCCGCCGTGGGCCAAGCCGGGCTGGCATCGTGCCGGTGGGTCCGCCCCAGCTgcccgggctgggctgggggcacgACGGCAGGCAgggggggcagcccccagcccggggctcGGCCATCGCTCCCCACCCGCCTCCGAATTCCTGGGCTGCGTGCGGGCTGACGTAACCCCACCAGCCCCGTGCCCGGTGCTGGGGTATGCTGTcctgccccccaccctgggcatGGCACAGCCCCGGTGCCCGCTCTGCACCATGTGAGCCACACCAGGGCTGATGGTGTCCGCGCAGGCCAGGGCTCCAGCCCGGGTGCCGCTGGTTCAAACCAACCATCTCCCAGACAAAGGGTGTTTGTTTGGGAGCtgccggcggcgcggccccaGCTCATGTGATGCCAGCTGACCTCCGAGCCTCCCCGGGCTGGCCGTGGCCCCCCGCGTGCCCGTCCCGGCTCGTACCGCGCCCCAGCAGGGCGCCAAGCTGGTGACGCCAGGACGCCGTCTGTCCCGGTCCGTGGTGGGTGGCTGCTGTCCCCGGGGTGTCGGTGTCGGAGGTGCCAAGGGTGCCTGGGCAGGCTGGGTGCCAGCACCTTCACAGCCTGGGCTGTCCCTGCTGCGGACGCGTGGCCGTGGCCCCCGGCCATGTGGGGGCTTGGGGACCCCCGTGGTCGCCAGGCACTGGGGCACCAGAGCCCACCAGCCTGGGGAtcagccctggcagcccccacAGGCTGGCAGGGATCCTGTGGCACGGCACCTTGTGCCGTGGCCGGTCCCGTGCCAAAGCCCCGTGCCCAGGCTGGGATCCCCCGTGCCCACCCGCCCTCCCTGCCCGCAGTGAGCTTTGAGGACTGCGGCGAGCAGCCGCCTGCCCTGTACCTCTCCGACGACATGCGCTTCAAGGTGAGCCGGGACGGCCGCGTCTCCGCGACCCGGCCCATAAAGCTCTGGCAGCCGGAGATCAGCTTCTCCGTCCACGCCTGGGACGCCGCGGGCCAGAAGCACTCGGCCAGGGTGACCCTGAGCAGGCGGCGGCACCGTcgccatcaccaccaccaccagcagcagcaggtaaaGCGCAGCCCCTCTCCCCGGGGTCACCGCAGCCCCTCTCCCCGGGGTCAGAGCGCGCAGGGGGCTCGGCAAGACACCGGCACCAAACCGAGCTGCTCTCCCTGTAGGACGCGGCACCCGCCGTGCTGACCTTCCCCGAGCCCGGCCATGGCCTCCGGCGGCAGAAGAGGGACTGGGTCATCCCCCCCATCAACTGCCCCGAGAACGAGCGGGGGCCTTTCCCCAAGAAGCTGGTGCAGGTACGCGGCCCCACGGGGACGGGGCGCAgggcgggggggtccccggAGAGCCGGGACCCCTCTGACCCCCCCCTCCACCTCGGCGCCAGATCAAATCCAACAAGGACAAGGAGACGCGGGTGTTCTACAGCATCACGGGGCAGGGGGCGGACACCCCCCCCGTGGGCGTCTTCACCATCGAGCGGGAGACGGGGTGGCTGGAGGTGACGAAGCCGCTGGACCGGGAGGAGATCGATAAATACGTCGTGAGTggggggccgggctggggagggggccggTCCCCGGGGCCGCACACGGGCTGACGGTGCCCCTGGCAGCTCTTCTCCCACGCCGTGTCGGCCAGCGggcagcccgtggaggaccccatggAGATCATCATCACCGTGACCGACCAGAACGACAACCGGCCCGTCTTCACCAAGCAAGTCTTCGTTGGCTACATCGAGGAGAACGCCAAGCCGGGTGCGTGGGGGACCCCACGGCTGGGGCCACGCAGAGCCCCGAGCCAGAGCCGTGCCGAGGTGTCTGGTGGGGTTTGTCCCACGAGTAAAACCTCCCCTGCTCGTCCCCGTGCCCAGGCACGTCCGTGATGACCGTGAACGCCACGGATGCGGACGACGGGGTCAACGTGAACAACGGCATCATCGGCTACTCCATCCTCAGCGAGGAGCCCAAGAGCGCCCAGCGCATGTTCACCATCGACCCCGAGAAGGGCGTCATCAGCGTCATCGGCACAGGGCTGGACCGGGAGGTGGGCGCCCTCGCCGCGTCCTGGGGGACTGTGGTGGGACTTGCCGCAGAGAGACGGTGATGCTGGAGCCCCGGGGTGTGGCT
It encodes the following:
- the LOC137669133 gene encoding LOW QUALITY PROTEIN: B-cadherin-like (The sequence of the model RefSeq protein was modified relative to this genomic sequence to represent the inferred CDS: deleted 1 base in 1 codon), with amino-acid sequence MPRPRSGLCPLFILLLLLLPILPAPAAPPARSCVPPGLRRGPLPAPASSGGCVGPYGTEEPDVGAREDGGPVWLLGGGEALAVPPRDATSQPDRAPVPVRSRRSPQPPEAPRARAAARRQKRDWVIPPIKVPENERGPFPKKLVQIKSNRDRDTKIFYSITGQGADAPPEGVFTIEKESGWMKVTQPLDREHIDKYHLFSHAVSENGKPVEEPMEIIITVTDQNDNKPQFTQETFRGSVPEGALPGTSVMQVTATDADDAVETYNGVVAYSILSQEPREPHPHMFTINRATGTLSVIASGLDRERVREYTLTVQAADLDGEGLTTTALAVIKIADINDNAPEFDPKTYEAAVPENEAGREVARLVATDLDEPSTPAWRAVYSIVRGNEGSAFAIATDPASNEGILRTAKGLDYEAKKQFVLHVAVANEVPFAVKLPTATAVVTVNVEDVNEAPVFTPPVQVARVPEDVPPGQTLASCTAQDPDRAQGQRIKYLVGHDPAGWLAVHPENGLVTARDHLDRESPFANNSTYTAVLLAVDDGSPPATGTGTLLLTLLDVNDHGPEAEPRDVTVCNRSPQPQVLTVTDRDLPPNTGPFRAELTHGSGDSWAVEVGDEGDTVTLRLVAPLEPDLYSIYLRLLDRPGKAQLTVVTARVCDCEGPVQSCPQRSQPATGLPFVLAALGALLALLLILLLLLLFVRRRKVVKEPLLLPEDDTRDNVFYYGEEGGGEEDQDYDLRQLHRGLDARPEVLLRNDVAPTLLPAPQYRPRPANPDDIGTFIDENLKAADTDPTAPPYDSLLVFDYEGSGSEATSLSSLNSSASDRDQDYDYLNDWGSRFKKLAELYGGGEEDD
- the LOC137669401 gene encoding cadherin-1-like isoform X2, which gives rise to MLPCAFTLLLLLLLDVLTFPEPGHGLRRQKRDWVIPPINCPENERGPFPKKLVQIKSNKDKETRVFYSITGQGADTPPVGVFTIERETGWLEVTKLLDREEIDKYVLFSHAVSASGQPVEDPTEIIITVTDQNDNRPVFTQAVFHGTVLEGAEPGTPVLQVLATDADDTVNSNNGVVGYSILRQTPDQPQPHMFAINGSTGVISVATVGLAAQVVPEYTLEIQAADMAGAGLLATATALIRVQAEGMSETVNSTLTTHVLNTATGLPASGLAVQLAQLQEPGPQWTELVERAGDSHHVRAGS
- the LOC137669401 gene encoding cadherin-1-like isoform X1, coding for MLPCAFTLLLLLLLDVLTFPEPGHGLRRQKRDWVIPPINCPENERGPFPKKLVQIKSNKDKETRVFYSITGQGADTPPVGVFTIERETGWLEVTKLLDREEIDKYVLFSHAVSASGQPVEDPTEIIITVTDQNDNRPVFTQAVFHGTVLEGAEPGTPVLQVLATDADDTVNSNNGVVGYSILRQTPDQPQPHMFAINGSTGVISVATVGLAAQVVPEYTLEIQAADMAGAGLLATATALIRVQAEGMSETVNSTLTTHVLNTATGLPASGLAVQLAQLQEPGPQWTELVERQTDGDGRCLLLLPRGQAKAGTYKLRFETAAYWEGLGHVSFYPFVEVVFTIADPTQKLHLPLLISPYSYTTYRGS